A single region of the Streptomyces sp. AM 4-1-1 genome encodes:
- a CDS encoding DUF5819 family protein produces the protein MDSYDDKGGRGGPGIAGLSLPYRIVAALALSVIGLVACGHLGMVFLHVAPANTLSRQQDETIGDWIYPEFEQNWKLFAPNPLQQNVSVHVRAEVAGADGLRTTGWINLSAEDGQAIRGSLFPSHVHQNELRRAWDFYTKYHDDDNRPNGLRGDLSERYVRRLALLRLGERDVGGTVERVQIRSAVRSVPAPPWSDEKISDRTSYRVLPWWSVTSADLPEGATEAGR, from the coding sequence ATGGATTCGTACGACGACAAGGGAGGTCGTGGCGGTCCGGGCATAGCCGGTCTATCGCTTCCGTACCGGATCGTGGCCGCTCTCGCGCTGTCCGTCATCGGCCTGGTCGCCTGCGGACATCTGGGCATGGTCTTCCTGCACGTGGCCCCCGCCAACACGCTCTCCAGGCAACAGGACGAGACGATCGGCGACTGGATCTATCCCGAGTTCGAACAGAACTGGAAGCTGTTCGCTCCCAACCCGCTCCAGCAGAACGTCTCGGTGCACGTACGGGCCGAGGTGGCCGGTGCCGACGGCCTCCGTACCACCGGCTGGATCAATCTGTCCGCCGAGGACGGCCAAGCGATCCGAGGCAGCCTCTTCCCCAGCCACGTTCACCAGAACGAACTCCGCAGGGCCTGGGACTTCTACACGAAGTACCACGACGACGACAACCGCCCGAACGGGCTACGCGGCGATCTCTCCGAACGTTACGTGCGTCGCCTGGCCCTGCTGCGCCTCGGTGAGCGTGATGTGGGCGGCACCGTCGAGCGGGTCCAGATCCGGTCGGCGGTGCGCTCCGTCCCGGCGCCGCCGTGGAGCGACGAGAAGATCAGTGACCGGACCAGCTACCGGGTGCTCCCGTGGTGGTCCGTCACCTCCGCCGACCTCCCCGAAGGCGCCACGGAGGCCGGCAGGTGA
- the paaN gene encoding phenylacetic acid degradation protein PaaN: MAAELSPQQLSDKHRATLDKAIEAIRTRAYWSPHPEHPKAYGEGGAPGSLSAAEGKTAFDAVLHTRLDLGQPGTDAWTGGEVSPYGPELGVEYPHADPDVLLPAMRAGTVAWREAGPETRALVCLEILARIGARTHEFAHAVMHTSGQAFMMAFQAGGPHAQDRGLEAVTYAYEEQTRTPSTADWSKPQGKRDPLELRKSFTPAGRGVSLLIGCNTFPTWNGYPGLFASLATGNPVLVKPHPRAVLPLALTVKVAREVLSDTGFDPNLVCLAVERPGEGIARSLAVRPEIRIIDYTGSTAFGDWLEANAHQAQVYTEKAGVNTIVVDSTDDYRGMLSNLAFSLSLYSGQMCTTPQNLLIPRDGIATDAGDKTYDDVVSDLAAAVTGLLGDDSRANALLGALVNPEVKGRLEAAAGLGEVALPSREVTNPEFPDAVVRTPVVVKLDGAKPEAEAVFLTECFGPVSFAVAVDSTEHALELLRRTIRDKGAMTVGAYTTSPDVERAIEDVCLDESAQLSLNLTSGVYVNQTAAFSDFHGSGGNPAANAALCDGAFVSNRFRVVEVRRQA; this comes from the coding sequence ATGGCCGCCGAGCTCTCCCCCCAGCAGCTCTCCGACAAGCACCGCGCCACGCTCGACAAGGCGATCGAAGCGATCCGTACGCGGGCCTACTGGTCGCCGCATCCCGAGCACCCGAAGGCGTACGGGGAGGGTGGCGCCCCGGGCAGCCTCAGCGCGGCCGAGGGCAAGACCGCGTTCGACGCCGTGCTGCACACCCGGCTCGATCTCGGCCAGCCGGGCACGGACGCCTGGACGGGCGGCGAGGTCTCGCCGTACGGGCCGGAGCTGGGCGTGGAATACCCGCACGCCGACCCGGACGTGCTGCTTCCGGCGATGCGGGCGGGGACGGTCGCCTGGCGCGAGGCCGGGCCCGAGACCAGGGCACTGGTCTGTCTGGAGATCCTGGCCAGGATCGGCGCCCGGACCCATGAGTTCGCCCACGCCGTGATGCACACCAGCGGTCAGGCCTTCATGATGGCGTTCCAGGCGGGCGGCCCGCACGCCCAGGACCGGGGCCTGGAGGCGGTGACGTACGCGTACGAGGAGCAGACCCGCACCCCGAGTACCGCGGACTGGTCCAAGCCGCAGGGCAAGCGCGACCCGCTGGAGCTGCGCAAGTCGTTCACCCCGGCCGGCCGGGGCGTCTCGCTGCTGATCGGCTGCAACACGTTCCCCACCTGGAACGGCTATCCGGGCCTGTTCGCCTCCCTCGCCACCGGCAACCCGGTCCTGGTCAAGCCCCACCCGCGTGCCGTCCTGCCCCTGGCTCTCACCGTCAAGGTGGCGCGCGAGGTGCTGAGTGATACGGGCTTCGACCCGAATCTCGTCTGCCTGGCCGTCGAACGACCGGGCGAGGGAATCGCCAGGAGCCTCGCGGTCCGTCCCGAGATCCGGATCATCGACTACACGGGTTCCACCGCCTTCGGCGACTGGCTGGAGGCCAACGCCCACCAGGCACAGGTCTACACGGAGAAGGCCGGGGTCAACACGATCGTCGTCGACTCCACCGACGACTACCGCGGCATGCTGAGCAATCTGGCCTTCTCGCTCTCCCTCTACAGCGGCCAGATGTGCACGACCCCGCAGAATCTGCTGATTCCCCGGGACGGCATCGCGACGGACGCCGGCGACAAGACGTACGACGACGTGGTCAGCGATCTCGCCGCCGCGGTGACCGGGCTCCTGGGCGACGACAGCCGGGCGAACGCCCTGTTGGGCGCCCTGGTCAACCCGGAGGTGAAGGGCAGGCTGGAGGCCGCCGCTGGGCTGGGGGAGGTCGCCCTGCCGTCGCGCGAGGTCACCAACCCGGAGTTCCCGGACGCCGTGGTGCGTACTCCGGTCGTCGTCAAGCTCGACGGGGCAAAGCCGGAGGCCGAGGCGGTCTTCCTGACGGAGTGCTTCGGCCCGGTGTCGTTCGCCGTCGCGGTCGACTCCACCGAACACGCCCTGGAGCTGCTGCGACGCACGATTCGCGACAAGGGCGCGATGACGGTCGGCGCGTACACCACATCACCCGACGTGGAGCGCGCGATCGAGGACGTCTGCCTCGACGAGTCGGCGCAGCTCTCGCTGAATCTCACGAGCGGGGTGTACGTCAACCAGACCGCGGCGTTCTCCGACTTCCACGGTTCAGGCGGCAACCCGGCGGCCAACGCGGCTCTGTGCGACGGAGCGTTCGTGTCGAACCGCTTCCGGGTGGTGGAGGTCCGCCGCCAGGCCTGA
- a CDS encoding TetR/AcrR family transcriptional regulator, whose protein sequence is MTTAKRDTYTPETLLTVAVQVFNERGYDGTSMEHLSKAAGISKSSIYHHVAGKEELLRRAVSRAIDGLFGILDEPGATRGRSVERVEYVTRRTVEVLMDQLPYVTLLLRVRGNTTTERWALERRREFDQRVAELLMAAVADGDLRSDVDIRLATRLLFGMVNSLVEWYRPQAGGSAEGDRLADTVVRLAFEGMRASR, encoded by the coding sequence ATGACCACGGCCAAGCGGGACACGTACACGCCGGAAACGCTTCTCACGGTCGCCGTCCAGGTGTTCAACGAGCGCGGCTACGACGGCACGTCCATGGAGCACCTTTCCAAGGCGGCGGGCATCTCGAAGTCGTCCATCTACCACCACGTCGCGGGCAAGGAGGAACTGTTGCGGCGGGCGGTGAGCCGGGCGATCGACGGCCTCTTCGGGATTCTCGACGAGCCTGGAGCGACACGCGGGCGATCGGTCGAGCGGGTCGAGTACGTCACGCGGCGCACGGTCGAAGTGCTGATGGACCAGCTGCCGTACGTCACTCTGCTGCTGCGCGTACGGGGCAACACGACGACCGAGCGGTGGGCGCTGGAGCGTAGGCGCGAGTTCGACCAGAGGGTCGCGGAACTGCTGATGGCGGCTGTCGCGGACGGGGATCTCCGGTCCGACGTGGACATACGGCTGGCCACCCGGCTGCTCTTCGGCATGGTCAACTCGCTGGTCGAGTGGTACCGCCCGCAGGCGGGCGGAAGCGCGGAGGGGGACCGGCTGGCGGACACGGTGGTCCGGCTGGCCTTCGAGGGCATGCGCGCCAGCCGCTGA
- a CDS encoding NTP transferase domain-containing protein, with translation MTAYDAIVLAGGAAKRLGGADKPGLRVGGRALLDRVLTACAGAATTVVVGDRRPTVRPVTWAREAPPGGGPLAALGAGMRHIGADSVLVLSADLPFLSGDTVSELRAAAGRQGGEGALCVDPDGRDQPLVAVYRAEPLRRELALLATEHGGLAGLPLRLLTEELDLTRVEAGPLASFDCDTWEDIASARARIREHGTVLDEWITAVKNELGIELDVDTGVLLDLARDAAHGVARPAAPLTTFLVGYAAAKASSGDGPEASAEAVAEAARKAVALAMRWSDEAESQ, from the coding sequence ATGACCGCGTATGACGCCATCGTTCTCGCCGGAGGCGCCGCCAAGAGGCTCGGGGGTGCGGACAAGCCGGGACTCCGGGTCGGTGGCCGGGCGCTGCTCGACCGAGTGCTCACGGCGTGTGCCGGGGCGGCGACCACTGTGGTGGTGGGCGATCGTCGGCCCACCGTGCGCCCGGTCACCTGGGCGCGCGAAGCGCCGCCGGGTGGCGGGCCGTTGGCCGCGCTCGGTGCGGGGATGCGGCACATCGGGGCGGACAGCGTCCTCGTGCTCTCCGCCGATCTGCCGTTCCTGAGTGGGGACACGGTGAGCGAGCTGCGGGCCGCTGCCGGGCGTCAGGGTGGGGAAGGCGCGCTGTGCGTCGACCCGGACGGCCGGGACCAGCCGCTGGTCGCCGTCTACCGCGCCGAACCCCTGCGCCGTGAACTCGCCCTCCTCGCCACCGAGCACGGCGGCCTCGCCGGTCTGCCCCTGCGGTTGCTGACCGAAGAACTCGACCTGACCCGGGTGGAGGCCGGTCCCCTCGCCTCCTTCGACTGCGACACCTGGGAGGACATCGCCTCGGCTCGGGCACGTATCAGGGAGCATGGGACCGTGCTGGACGAATGGATCACCGCAGTCAAGAACGAACTGGGTATCGAGCTCGACGTCGACACCGGCGTCCTGCTCGATCTGGCCCGTGACGCCGCCCACGGTGTCGCCCGGCCCGCCGCGCCTCTCACGACCTTCCTGGTCGGATACGCGGCGGCGAAGGCGAGCAGTGGTGACGGTCCCGAGGCATCGGCCGAGGCGGTGGCGGAGGCCGCCCGCAAGGCGGTGGCCCTCGCCATGCGTTGGTCGGACGAGGCCGAGTCGCAGTGA
- a CDS encoding dihydrolipoamide acetyltransferase family protein, whose product MAQVMEFKLPDLGEGLTEAEIVRWLVEVGDVVAIDQPVVEVETAKAMVEVPCPYGGVVTARFGEEGAELPVGAPLLTVAVGAAEEAGSAETRGPAGTTASGGARGGGSPGDASGTGAGPSAAAAGSAVDASADGSSRSSEVEASGNVLVGYGTGAPAARRRRVRYEPTTPAGARQGDRNSAVGSTGSTVGPTGSTVGSAMGSTGSATGSAGLTEDAVAGPVAVVSPLVRKLARQHDLDLRRLAGSGPDGLILRADVESAIRKVTGAGAGAGGDAGAGVGIDNGSAARVRDDSVAAGWAADVAGERIPLRGVRGAVADKLTRSRREIPDATCWVDADATELMATRAAMNAAGGAKVSVLALLARICTAALARFPELNSTVDVDAREIVRLAEVHLGFAAQTERGLVVPVVRDAQDRNVESISAEMARLTEAARAGKLTPASLTGGTFTLNNYGVFGVDGSTPILNHPEAAMLGVGRIVPKPWVFEGELAVRQVVQLSLTFDHRVCDGGAAGGFLRYVADCVERPAVLLRTL is encoded by the coding sequence ATGGCCCAGGTGATGGAGTTCAAGCTGCCGGACCTCGGTGAGGGGCTGACCGAGGCGGAGATCGTTCGCTGGCTGGTGGAGGTCGGCGATGTGGTGGCCATCGACCAGCCGGTCGTCGAGGTCGAGACGGCCAAGGCGATGGTGGAGGTGCCATGCCCGTACGGGGGTGTGGTGACCGCGCGGTTCGGCGAGGAGGGTGCGGAGCTTCCGGTGGGGGCGCCGCTGCTGACGGTGGCGGTGGGCGCTGCGGAAGAGGCCGGGTCGGCGGAGACGCGTGGCCCTGCGGGGACGACCGCTTCCGGGGGCGCGCGGGGCGGCGGCTCTCCGGGGGACGCGTCGGGGACCGGGGCGGGTCCGTCCGCCGCGGCTGCGGGCAGTGCCGTGGATGCCTCGGCGGACGGCTCGTCGCGCTCGTCGGAGGTGGAAGCGTCGGGCAATGTGCTCGTCGGGTACGGGACCGGGGCGCCGGCCGCCCGTCGCCGGCGGGTCCGGTACGAGCCCACCACTCCGGCGGGAGCACGGCAGGGTGACCGGAATTCCGCGGTGGGTTCGACGGGTTCCACGGTGGGTCCGACAGGCTCCACAGTGGGTTCGGCGATGGGCTCGACGGGTTCGGCGACGGGTTCGGCGGGCTTGACGGAGGATGCGGTGGCGGGGCCGGTCGCGGTTGTCTCTCCACTGGTACGGAAGCTGGCCCGCCAGCACGATCTCGATCTGAGGCGGTTGGCGGGATCGGGACCGGATGGGCTGATCCTGCGCGCCGACGTCGAGTCGGCGATCAGGAAGGTGACCGGTGCCGGTGCCGGTGCCGGGGGCGATGCGGGTGCCGGAGTCGGGATCGACAACGGTTCCGCGGCTAGGGTCCGGGACGACTCCGTGGCGGCGGGGTGGGCGGCGGACGTGGCCGGTGAGCGGATTCCGTTGCGCGGCGTGCGGGGAGCGGTCGCGGACAAGCTGACCCGTAGTCGGCGGGAGATACCGGACGCCACCTGCTGGGTCGATGCCGACGCGACCGAGCTGATGGCCACCAGGGCGGCGATGAACGCCGCAGGGGGCGCAAAGGTTTCGGTGCTCGCCCTGCTGGCCCGGATCTGCACGGCGGCGCTGGCGCGGTTCCCCGAGCTGAACTCCACGGTGGACGTGGACGCTCGGGAGATCGTGCGGCTGGCCGAGGTCCACCTCGGATTCGCCGCCCAGACCGAGCGCGGACTCGTTGTCCCCGTCGTCCGGGACGCGCAGGACCGGAACGTCGAGTCGATCAGTGCCGAGATGGCCCGGCTGACCGAGGCGGCCCGGGCGGGAAAGCTCACCCCGGCATCGCTGACCGGCGGGACGTTCACGCTGAACAACTACGGCGTGTTCGGGGTCGACGGTTCGACACCGATCCTCAACCACCCGGAAGCGGCCATGCTGGGGGTCGGCCGGATCGTGCCCAAGCCGTGGGTCTTCGAAGGTGAGCTGGCGGTGCGCCAGGTGGTGCAGTTGTCGCTGACCTTCGACCACCGGGTCTGTGACGGCGGTGCGGCGGGTGGCTTCCTGCGGTACGTGGCCGACTGCGTCGAACGCCCGGCGGTGCTGCTGCGCACGCTGTGA
- a CDS encoding Lrp/AsnC family transcriptional regulator has protein sequence MTAEQMVEGAGDLGRTPPARPLDSIDRDILGILQTDGRASIRALAERVHVSRANAYARINRLIDDGVIRGFSARVDHERAGQGASAYITLKIVQNSWRTVREQLQCLPGATHIALVSGDFDVLLLVHTPDNRALRELVLTKIQSIPEVLSTRTLLVFEETDLAPGPNRPTELA, from the coding sequence ATGACAGCTGAACAAATGGTCGAAGGTGCCGGAGACCTCGGCCGGACCCCGCCCGCGCGCCCGCTGGACAGCATCGATCGCGACATCCTCGGCATCCTGCAGACGGACGGACGCGCGTCGATCCGCGCCCTGGCCGAACGGGTGCACGTCTCGCGCGCCAACGCGTACGCGCGGATCAACCGCCTCATCGACGACGGCGTGATCCGCGGTTTCAGCGCGCGGGTCGACCATGAGCGGGCGGGCCAGGGCGCGTCCGCGTACATCACGCTCAAGATCGTGCAGAACTCATGGCGCACCGTGCGCGAGCAGCTTCAGTGCCTGCCGGGGGCCACCCACATCGCCCTGGTCAGCGGGGATTTCGATGTGCTGCTGCTGGTGCACACCCCGGACAACCGCGCGCTGCGCGAGCTGGTGCTGACGAAGATCCAGTCCATACCGGAGGTGCTGTCCACCCGGACCCTGCTGGTGTTCGAGGAGACGGACCTCGCTCCCGGCCCGAACCGCCCCACGGAACTGGCCTGA
- a CDS encoding TrmH family RNA methyltransferase, whose product MNSETGRTGDTPAEESAEPIQYDDGYGTEIGVGPHPLPWPEDEERYDPELLAHGDRRNVGDEYRYWTREAIVADLDLRRHDFHVAVENWGHDFNIGSVVRTANAFLAKEIHIVGRRRWNRRGAMVTDRYQHVRHHPDTAGLTAWAAAEGLPIIGIDNLPGAVPLERTELPRRCVLLFGQEGPGLTEEARAHASMVCSIAQFGSTRSINAGAAAAIAMHAWVQRYADIPAVEGSPERP is encoded by the coding sequence GTGAACAGCGAGACCGGCCGGACCGGTGATACCCCCGCCGAAGAATCCGCGGAGCCGATTCAGTACGACGACGGTTACGGCACGGAGATCGGCGTGGGACCGCACCCCTTGCCCTGGCCCGAGGACGAGGAGCGGTACGACCCCGAACTGCTCGCCCACGGCGACCGGCGCAATGTCGGCGACGAGTACCGCTACTGGACCCGCGAGGCCATCGTCGCCGACCTGGATCTTCGGCGGCACGACTTCCATGTGGCCGTGGAGAACTGGGGCCACGACTTCAACATCGGGTCGGTGGTGCGCACCGCGAACGCCTTTCTCGCGAAGGAGATCCACATCGTCGGGCGGCGGCGCTGGAACCGGCGTGGCGCGATGGTCACCGATCGCTACCAACATGTGCGCCACCATCCCGACACCGCCGGGCTGACCGCCTGGGCGGCGGCCGAGGGGCTGCCGATCATCGGGATCGACAACCTCCCCGGGGCCGTGCCACTGGAGCGGACCGAGCTGCCGCGCCGGTGTGTGCTGCTCTTCGGACAGGAAGGGCCGGGCCTCACGGAAGAGGCGCGCGCCCACGCCTCGATGGTGTGCTCGATCGCGCAGTTCGGCTCGACGCGGTCGATCAACGCGGGAGCCGCGGCGGCCATCGCCATGCACGCATGGGTCCAGCGGTACGCGGACATCCCCGCGGTGGAGGGGTCTCCCGAGAGGCCCTGA
- a CDS encoding HTTM domain-containing protein: MSAISFDRKLALGIQRVSGASLGRYQSAVVRIGFSATYLFFLLREYPHRHEMYGPDSPWGWDMARQLMATNDAFSVLMWSDGTVWFETVYAVTIVSAALLMVGWRTRTMSVLFMVGVLSVQNRSIFIGDGGDNVIHLMAIYLVLTRCAQVWSLDAWRAARATAGHARSGSAPPEAPGPRDVIGPALWTVLGVVLATGTLTDGLGGTWWLPALLWSVWLGQAVWWVVNRYTPHGEPRVLLDVLANLLHNAALLVIMAEVCLIYATAGWYKIQGSRWQDGTAIYYPLKLDSFTPWPALSDIVASSGVVVMLVSYLTVVVQVAFPFTLFNRRVKNVLLVAMIGEHMGIAVLLGLPFFSMAMIAADAVFLPTAFLVWLGGRVALGRRRLFARKGHGAAPPQAGDSDGTGAPGGSGGLAGSGQEAVRPGGDGGHTLVG, translated from the coding sequence GTGAGCGCGATCTCCTTCGACCGGAAGCTCGCCCTGGGCATCCAGCGTGTCTCGGGTGCCTCTCTGGGCCGGTATCAGAGCGCCGTCGTCCGCATCGGCTTCTCGGCGACCTATCTCTTCTTCCTGCTGCGCGAATATCCGCACCGCCACGAGATGTACGGTCCGGACTCCCCGTGGGGCTGGGACATGGCGCGGCAGCTCATGGCGACCAACGACGCCTTCTCGGTGCTCATGTGGTCGGACGGCACGGTCTGGTTCGAGACGGTGTACGCCGTCACCATCGTCTCCGCCGCGCTGCTGATGGTCGGCTGGCGCACCCGCACCATGTCCGTGCTGTTCATGGTCGGGGTGCTCTCGGTGCAGAACCGCAGCATCTTCATCGGTGACGGCGGCGACAACGTCATCCACCTGATGGCGATCTACCTGGTGCTGACGCGCTGTGCCCAGGTCTGGTCGCTGGACGCCTGGCGTGCGGCGCGAGCGACCGCCGGGCACGCGCGATCGGGTTCCGCGCCGCCGGAAGCCCCTGGTCCGCGGGACGTGATCGGACCGGCCCTGTGGACGGTGCTCGGCGTGGTTCTCGCGACGGGCACGCTGACGGACGGCCTCGGCGGCACCTGGTGGCTGCCCGCTCTGCTGTGGTCCGTGTGGCTCGGGCAGGCCGTGTGGTGGGTGGTGAACCGGTACACGCCCCATGGCGAACCGCGCGTCCTCCTCGACGTCCTGGCCAATCTCCTCCACAACGCCGCCCTTCTCGTGATCATGGCCGAGGTCTGTCTGATCTACGCGACCGCCGGCTGGTACAAGATCCAGGGCTCCCGGTGGCAGGACGGCACCGCCATCTACTATCCGCTCAAGCTCGACTCCTTCACGCCCTGGCCCGCTCTGTCGGACATCGTGGCCTCCAGCGGCGTGGTGGTGATGCTGGTGTCGTACCTGACGGTCGTCGTCCAGGTCGCCTTCCCCTTCACCCTCTTCAACCGGCGCGTCAAGAACGTCCTGCTCGTCGCCATGATCGGCGAGCACATGGGCATCGCCGTACTGCTCGGGCTGCCTTTCTTCTCGATGGCGATGATCGCCGCCGACGCCGTCTTCCTGCCGACCGCGTTCCTGGTGTGGCTGGGCGGCCGGGTCGCGCTCGGTCGGCGACGCCTGTTCGCGCGCAAGGGCCACGGGGCCGCCCCGCCGCAAGCGGGTGACTCGGACGGGACCGGTGCCCCGGGCGGTTCGGGCGGTTTGGCCGGTTCGGGCCAGGAGGCGGTGCGGCCCGGCGGCGACGGCGGCCATACCCTCGTCGGGTGA
- the pdhA gene encoding pyruvate dehydrogenase (acetyl-transferring) E1 component subunit alpha: MTVQELPGAAAYRPTPPPAWKPLTDPAPLLPDPEPYRVLGTDAAADADPALLLRLYTELVRGRRYNAQATALTKQGRLAVYPSSTGQEACEIAAALVLEDRDWLFPSYRDTLAAVARGLDPVEALSLLRGDRHTGYDPREHRVAPLCTPLANQLPHAVGLAHAARLKGDDVVALAMVGDGGTSEGDFHEALNFAAVWQAPVVFLVQNNGFAISVPLAKQTAAPSLAHKAVGYGMPGRLVDGNDAVAMHQVLGEAVARARSGGGPTLVEAVTYRMDAHTNADDATRYRVAEEVEAWRAHDPIRLLEGELTGRGLLGDDGIEEVREAADRMAAGLRERMNTDPVLDPMDLFAHVYAEQTTQLREQAAQLRAELDAERPEQENGR, from the coding sequence ATGACGGTCCAAGAGCTGCCCGGTGCGGCTGCCTACCGGCCCACGCCGCCCCCGGCCTGGAAGCCGCTCACCGACCCCGCGCCGCTGCTCCCGGACCCCGAGCCGTACCGGGTTCTCGGCACGGACGCCGCGGCCGACGCCGATCCCGCGCTGCTGCTGCGGCTCTACACCGAGCTGGTGCGCGGGCGGCGGTACAACGCGCAGGCCACGGCCCTGACCAAACAGGGCCGACTCGCCGTGTATCCGTCGAGCACGGGTCAGGAGGCGTGCGAGATCGCCGCGGCCCTCGTCCTGGAGGACCGGGACTGGCTCTTTCCCAGCTACCGCGACACGCTCGCGGCCGTGGCGCGCGGTCTCGACCCGGTCGAGGCGTTGTCCCTGCTGCGAGGGGACCGGCACACCGGTTACGACCCGCGCGAGCACCGCGTCGCGCCCCTGTGCACCCCGCTCGCCAATCAGCTCCCGCATGCCGTGGGGCTGGCGCACGCGGCGCGGCTCAAGGGCGACGACGTGGTGGCGCTCGCCATGGTGGGTGACGGTGGCACCAGCGAGGGCGACTTCCACGAGGCGCTGAACTTCGCGGCCGTCTGGCAGGCCCCGGTGGTCTTCCTGGTGCAGAACAACGGCTTCGCCATCTCCGTTCCGCTCGCGAAGCAGACCGCGGCGCCGTCCCTGGCCCACAAGGCCGTCGGGTACGGGATGCCGGGGCGGCTCGTCGACGGCAATGACGCGGTCGCCATGCACCAGGTGCTGGGCGAGGCGGTGGCGCGGGCGAGGTCCGGCGGCGGGCCGACGCTCGTCGAGGCCGTGACGTACCGGATGGACGCGCATACGAACGCCGATGACGCGACCCGTTACCGGGTCGCCGAGGAGGTGGAGGCATGGCGTGCGCACGATCCGATACGGCTCCTGGAAGGCGAACTGACCGGGCGGGGGCTGCTCGGCGACGACGGCATCGAGGAGGTCCGCGAGGCGGCCGACCGGATGGCGGCGGGGCTGCGCGAGCGGATGAACACCGATCCGGTGCTCGACCCGATGGACCTGTTCGCCCATGTCTACGCGGAGCAGACCACACAGCTGCGGGAGCAGGCGGCTCAGTTGCGTGCCGAACTGGACGCCGAACGGCCGGAACAGGAGAACGGACGATGA
- a CDS encoding alpha-ketoacid dehydrogenase subunit beta: MSSATVVEAGRPGRTKPATMAQALGRALRDSMAEDPAVHVLGEDVGTLGGVFRITDGLAKEFGEDRCTDTPLAEAGILGAAVGMAMYGLRPVVEMQFDAFAYPAFEQLVSHVAKMRNRTRGAMPLPITVRVPYGGGIGGVEHHSDSSEAYYMATPGLHVVTPATVDDAYGLLRASIASDDPVVFLEPKRLYWSKAAWSPDSPSVVEPIGRAVVRRSGRSATLITYGPSLPVCMEAAEAAGAEGWDLEVVDLRSLTPFDDETVAASVRRTGRAVVVHESSGFGGPGGEIAARITERCFHHLEAPVLRVAGFDIPYPPPMLERHHLPGVDRVLDAVARLQWEAGS; the protein is encoded by the coding sequence ATGAGCAGCGCGACGGTGGTCGAAGCCGGGCGGCCGGGGAGGACGAAGCCGGCCACGATGGCGCAGGCGCTCGGCCGGGCGCTGCGGGACTCGATGGCCGAGGACCCGGCGGTGCATGTTCTCGGTGAGGATGTCGGGACGCTCGGCGGGGTGTTCAGGATCACGGACGGCCTGGCGAAGGAGTTCGGGGAGGACCGCTGTACGGACACGCCGCTCGCCGAGGCGGGAATCCTCGGCGCGGCCGTCGGTATGGCGATGTACGGGTTGCGGCCCGTGGTGGAGATGCAGTTCGACGCGTTCGCCTATCCGGCGTTCGAGCAGTTGGTCAGTCATGTCGCCAAGATGCGGAACCGCACCCGGGGCGCCATGCCGTTGCCGATCACGGTGCGGGTGCCGTACGGCGGCGGGATCGGCGGGGTCGAGCACCACAGCGACTCGTCGGAGGCGTACTACATGGCGACGCCCGGACTGCACGTCGTCACGCCCGCCACGGTCGACGACGCGTACGGGCTGCTGCGGGCCTCGATCGCCTCCGACGATCCGGTGGTCTTCCTGGAGCCGAAGCGGCTCTACTGGTCGAAGGCGGCGTGGTCGCCGGACAGCCCCTCGGTGGTCGAGCCGATCGGACGGGCCGTCGTGCGCCGTTCCGGCCGGAGCGCCACGCTGATCACGTACGGCCCTTCGCTGCCGGTCTGCATGGAGGCGGCGGAGGCGGCCGGCGCCGAGGGCTGGGACCTGGAGGTGGTCGATCTGCGTTCGCTGACGCCGTTCGACGACGAGACCGTCGCCGCGTCCGTGCGGCGGACCGGGCGGGCGGTCGTCGTCCATGAGTCCTCCGGTTTCGGCGGTCCGGGCGGGGAGATAGCGGCCCGGATCACCGAGCGCTGCTTCCACCATCTGGAGGCGCCGGTGCTGCGGGTCGCGGGGTTCGACATCCCGTATCCGCCGCCGATGCTGGAGCGGCACCATCTGCCGGGCGTGGACCGGGTGCTCGACGCGGTCGCCCGGTTGCAGTGGGAGGCGGGGAGCTGA